A region of Leifsonia xyli DNA encodes the following proteins:
- a CDS encoding oxidoreductase, giving the protein MGRPLNVGVIGVGVISKQYFEHFPQLPNLRLTAVADLDLDRASVVAAEQGVEALSVDALLADPRVDAVLNLTIPAAHADVALRALDAGKHVYGEKPLALSTAEAAPILARAAAKGLRVGSAPDTVLGTGIQTSRALLDEGAIGDPVAAAVSWTAPGHELWHPAPAFYYQPGGGPLFDMGPYYLTSLVTFFGPVVRVSGATGRSTRERRVATGPLAGSVVPVEVDTHVTAILEHASGVISTVTVSFEVWASRSPKFEVYGTAGTLAVPDPNMFSDTVQLATAQDREFRDVEPVAGYADAGRGYGLADLARAIETDRPARASGELAFHVLEIMESVLRAGATHEVVELSSTVERPAPVPHGARPETW; this is encoded by the coding sequence GTGGGCCGCCCGTTGAACGTCGGCGTCATCGGCGTCGGAGTGATCAGCAAGCAGTACTTCGAGCACTTCCCGCAGCTGCCGAACCTGCGTCTGACGGCCGTCGCCGACCTCGACCTCGACCGCGCCTCCGTCGTCGCCGCCGAGCAGGGCGTCGAGGCGCTCTCGGTCGATGCCCTGCTCGCCGACCCGCGGGTGGATGCGGTGCTCAACCTGACCATCCCGGCCGCGCACGCCGACGTCGCCCTCCGTGCGCTCGACGCGGGGAAGCACGTGTACGGCGAGAAACCGCTCGCGCTGTCCACCGCCGAGGCCGCGCCCATCCTGGCGCGCGCGGCGGCGAAGGGGCTGCGCGTCGGCAGCGCCCCGGACACCGTGCTCGGCACCGGCATCCAGACGTCGCGGGCGCTGCTCGACGAGGGCGCGATCGGCGACCCGGTCGCCGCCGCGGTCTCCTGGACCGCTCCCGGGCACGAGCTCTGGCATCCCGCGCCCGCGTTCTACTACCAGCCGGGCGGCGGTCCGCTGTTCGACATGGGCCCGTACTACCTGACCAGTCTGGTCACCTTCTTCGGCCCGGTCGTCCGGGTCTCGGGGGCCACCGGACGGTCGACGCGGGAGCGCCGGGTCGCGACGGGTCCGCTCGCCGGTTCCGTCGTCCCGGTGGAGGTGGACACCCACGTCACCGCGATCCTGGAGCACGCGTCCGGCGTCATCTCGACGGTGACCGTCTCGTTCGAGGTCTGGGCGTCGCGCTCGCCGAAGTTCGAGGTCTACGGAACGGCCGGCACCCTGGCCGTGCCGGATCCCAACATGTTCTCGGACACCGTGCAGCTCGCCACGGCCCAGGACCGCGAGTTCCGCGACGTGGAGCCCGTCGCCGGGTACGCCGACGCCGGACGCGGGTACGGCCTGGCCGACCTGGCGCGGGCGATCGAGACGGATCGTCCCGCACGGGCATCCGGCGAGCTCGCCTTCCACGTGCTCGAGATCATGGAGTCGGTGCTCCGCGCCGGCGCGACGCACGAGGTCGTGGAGCTGTCGTCGACCGTCGAGCGGCCGGCGCCCGTTCCGCACGGCGCCCGCCCCGAGACGTGGTGA
- a CDS encoding transcriptional regulator, whose amino-acid sequence MDGRTSPGTNLDTVRRHNLAAVLGLVHREGPLARSALTQATGLNRSTVGALVGELTALGLVREREPASSNRVGRPSPVVEADGRVVALAINPEIDAVTVGVVGLDATVRRRLRCPTGRIPTAAEAVEVVVAAIAQLRPELTAAGRLVGIGVAVPGLVREDDGMVRLAPHLGWVDEPFAAELSAATGLPVHAANDANLGADAERLFGAGRGASDLVYLNGGASGIGAGVIAGGRPLTGISGYAGELGHTLVNSAGVRCHCGATGCLETEVSQRALLRVLGLEAADADELERALDAALAAGDPAVRAEVDRQIGFLAVALRNATNIFAPQLIVLGGFLGALHALDPERLPRLVGEQALAASAERLSIVRAALGSDILMIGAAERAFGPLLASPAS is encoded by the coding sequence ATGGACGGCAGGACGAGCCCGGGGACGAACCTCGACACGGTGCGGCGGCACAACCTCGCCGCCGTGCTCGGGCTGGTCCACCGGGAGGGCCCGCTCGCCCGGTCGGCGCTGACCCAGGCGACGGGGCTCAACCGGTCGACGGTCGGCGCGCTGGTCGGCGAGCTGACCGCGCTCGGGCTGGTCCGCGAGCGCGAGCCCGCCTCCAGCAACCGCGTGGGACGGCCGTCGCCGGTCGTCGAGGCCGATGGTCGCGTGGTCGCCCTCGCGATCAATCCCGAGATCGACGCGGTGACGGTCGGCGTCGTCGGACTGGATGCGACGGTGCGCCGCCGCCTCCGGTGCCCGACCGGACGCATCCCGACCGCCGCGGAGGCCGTCGAGGTCGTCGTCGCGGCGATCGCACAGCTGCGCCCGGAGCTGACCGCCGCCGGCCGGCTGGTCGGCATCGGCGTGGCCGTCCCCGGTCTCGTCCGCGAGGACGACGGGATGGTGCGGCTCGCCCCGCACCTGGGCTGGGTGGACGAGCCGTTCGCCGCGGAGCTGTCCGCCGCGACCGGCCTGCCGGTCCATGCCGCCAACGACGCCAACCTCGGCGCGGACGCCGAGCGGCTGTTCGGCGCGGGCCGCGGCGCGAGCGACCTGGTCTACCTCAACGGCGGCGCGTCCGGCATCGGCGCCGGTGTCATCGCGGGCGGCCGTCCGCTGACCGGCATCAGCGGTTACGCCGGTGAGCTCGGGCACACGCTGGTCAACTCCGCAGGCGTCCGCTGCCACTGCGGGGCGACGGGCTGCCTGGAGACCGAGGTGAGCCAGCGCGCCCTGCTGCGCGTGCTCGGCCTGGAGGCGGCCGACGCCGACGAACTCGAGCGAGCGCTGGATGCCGCGCTCGCCGCGGGCGATCCGGCTGTGCGGGCCGAGGTCGACCGTCAGATCGGGTTCCTCGCCGTCGCGCTGCGGAACGCCACCAACATCTTCGCGCCGCAGCTGATCGTGCTGGGCGGGTTCCTCGGCGCCCTCCACGCGCTCGACCCCGAGCGTCTGCCGCGGCTGGTGGGGGAGCAGGCGCTCGCCGCGAGCGCCGAACGGCTGTCGATCGTGCGAGCCGCCCTGGGCTCCGACATCCTCATGATCGGCGCCGCGGAGCGCGCGTTCGGCCCGCTGCTCGCGTCGCCCGCCTCCTGA